One window of the Eschrichtius robustus isolate mEscRob2 chromosome X, mEscRob2.pri, whole genome shotgun sequence genome contains the following:
- the TCEAL4 gene encoding transcription elongation factor A protein-like 4 — MEKLCSENEGKPENQGKMENKEQPLDAGKLGVACTVEDKEKLENKGRTDLKGKTEDEEVLKGKEKPESEAKPKEGNPESQGKPVSEGKPKEGKPESEGKPVSEGKPKEEKPASEPRAAGKRPAGDDVPRKAKRKTNKGLAQCLKEYKEAIHDMHLSNEEMIREFDEMARVEDEVKKTRQKLGGFMWMQKSLQDPFHPRGPRELRGGCRAPQRGFEDIPFV; from the coding sequence ATGGAAAAACTCTGCAGTGAAAATGAAGGAAAGCCTGAGAACCAAGGCAAGATGGAAAACAAAGAACAGCCACTGGATGCGGGAAAGCTGGGAGTAGCTTGTACTGTGGAAGACAAGGAAAAGTTAGAAAACAAGGGAAGGACAGATCTCAAGGGAAAGACAGAAGATGAGGAAGTACTAAAGGGTAAGGAAAAGCCAGAGAGTGAGGCAAAGCCAAAAGAAGGAAATCCAGAGAGCCAAGGAAAGCCAGTGAGTGAGGGAAAACCAAAAGAAGGAAAACCAGAGAGTGAGGGAAAACCAGTGAGCGAGGGAAagccaaaagaagaaaagccagCCAGCGAACCAAGGGCTGCAGGAAAGCGCCCAGCTGGGGATGATGTACCCAGGAAGGCCAAAAGAAAAACCAACAAGGGGCTGGCTCAGTGTCTCAAGGAATACAAGGAGGCCATACATGATATGCATTTGAGCAATGAAGAGATGATAAGAGAATTTGACGAGATGGCCAGGGTGGAGGATGAGGTGAAGAAAACCAGACAGAAATTGGGGGGGTTTATGTGGATGCAAAAAAGTTTACAGGACCCCTTCCACCCGAGGGGCCCAAGGGAACTCAGGGGTGGCTGCAGGGCCCCGCAAAGGGGCTTTGAAGACATTCCTTTTGTGTAG